A DNA window from Camelina sativa cultivar DH55 chromosome 17, Cs, whole genome shotgun sequence contains the following coding sequences:
- the LOC104755614 gene encoding uncharacterized protein LOC104755614, with the protein MTMMKYLIPEPKTKEILFQNTLQTSSAITLGEFRELSGRRKAVEEFVNKTTSAASRVIYGGASHCDQDIQKLRKYLPVLLNLVRYADNIKRVSNLKIKWSSGLISQTLIQRTCPKFFQVDNIMFELAMVTFVFAVKLRERAMELGSTTKYKDSVTVYREASGVFHHLSQEILPSLKNCVPPGKLPELTPPLCSSLSLLCLAEGQAVTTKNAEESGTSASLLSKLHFGVSQLLSEAYAHLSSRANGDFKDLSTRFLEYVSTLGAFHELKSQKYLAEVLESEDRIGDAIGVLRRALAAVKKSTPWKDDTWISIFKKEREEVTKTMTKYEKLNDSMILQKIPINIEIPYPEGRKIVELIAYTPTRLEQELRIKS; encoded by the exons ATGACGATGATGAAGTACCTAATTCCAGAACCAAAAACTAAAGAG ATTTTGTTCCAGAACACGTTACAAACTTCTAGTGCGATTACACTAGGAGAATTTAGAGAGTTAAGTGGTAGGCGTAAAGCAGTCGAAGAATTTGTAAACAAAACCACTTCTGCAGCTTCTAGAGTCATCTACGGAGGAGCTTCTCATTGCGACCAG GATATTCAAAAACTTCGAAAATACCTTCCGGTACTCCTTAACTTGGTGCGTTACGCCGATAACATTAAAAGGGTATCGAATCTTAAGATAAAATGGAGTAGTGGATTGATCTCTCAGACTTTGATTCAGCGTACATGTCCTAAATTTTTCCAAGTCGATAACATCATGTTCGAGCTCGCAATGGTTACTTTCGTTTTCGCAGTTAAGCTTCGCGAGAGAGCAATGGAACTAGGATCCACTACAA AGTACAAGGATTCGGTAACAGTGTACCGGGAAGCATCTGGAGTATTCCATCATCTGTCTCAAGAGATTCTTCcttctttaaaaaattgtgttcCTCCAGGGAAGCTTCCAGAACTAACTCCTCCCCTTTGCTCTTCTTTGAGTCTCCTCTGTTTAGCTGAAGGTCAG GCTGTAACTACAAAGAACGCTGAAGAGAGCGGCACAAGCGCAAGCCTATTGTCAAAACTTCATTTTGGAGTTTCTCAATTGCTTTCTGAAGCCTATGCTCATTTGTCATCTAGAGCTAACGGAGACTTTAAAGACCTATCCACCCGCTTTCTT GAATATGTATCAACTCTGGGAGCTTTCCACgagctaaagagccaaaaatacTTAGCGGAAGTGCTGGAATCCGAAGATAGAATAGGTGACGCGATTGGGGTGCTCAGGCGAGCCTTAGCGGCCGTGAAGAAGAGTACGCCGTGGAAAGACGACACGTGGATATCTATattcaagaaagagagagaggaagtgaCTAAAACCATGACCAAGTATGAGAAGTTAAACGATTCAATGATCTTACAGAAGATTCCAATTAATATTGAGATACCTTATCCAGAAGGTAGAAAGATTGTTGAACTCATTGCTTACACTCCCACTAGATTGGAACAAGAACTTCGAATCAAGTCGTAG
- the LOC104755615 gene encoding serine/threonine-protein phosphatase 2A 65 kDa regulatory subunit A gamma isoform-like, translating into MSMVDEPLYPIAVLIDELKNDDIQLRLNSIRRLSIIARALGEERTRKELIPFLSENNDDDDEVLLAMAEELGVFIPYVGGVEHAHVLLPPLETLSTVEETCVREKAVESLCRIGSQMRENDLVEHFFPLAKRLSAGEWFTARVSACGIFHIAYPSAPDPLKAELRSLYSQLCQDDMPMVRRAAATNLGKFAATIESAHLKTDIMSMFEDLTQDDQDSVRLLAVEGCAALGNLLDPQDCVTHILPVIVSFSQDKSWRVRYMVANQLYELCEAVGPEPTRTDLVPAYVRLLRDNEAEVRIAAAGKVTKFCRILNPELAIQHILPCVKELSSDSSQHVRSALASVIMGMAPVLGKDATIEHLLPIFLSLLKDEFPDVRLNIISKLDQVNQVIGIDLLSQSLLPAIVELAEDRHWRVRLAIIEYIPLLASQLGVGFFDDKLGALCMQWLQDKVHSIREAAANNLKRLAEEFGPEWAMQHIVPQVLEMINNPHYLYRMTILRAVSLLAPVMGSEITCSKLLPAVITASKDRVPNIKFNVAKMMQSLIPIVDQSVVENMIRPCLVELSEDPDVDVRFFANQALQSIDNVMMSS; encoded by the exons ATGTCTATGGTTGATGAGCCTCTGTATCCGATTGCCGTGCTTATAGACGAGCTTAAGAACGATGATATTCAGCTTAGATTGAACTCTATTAGACGGCTTTCTATCATTGCTCGTGCTCTTGGAGAGGAGAGGACTAGAAAAGAGCTGATACCATTTCTTAGTGAGAACaatgacgatgacgatgaggTGCTTCTGGCCATGGCCGAAGAGTTGGGTGTTTTTATTCCTTATGTTGGAGGCGTTGAGCATGCTCATGTTTTGCTTCCACCTCTGGAGACACTCTCGACTGTTGAGGAAACTTGTGTCAGGGAGAAAGCTGTGGAGTCACTTTGCAGAATTGGTTCTCAGATGAGGGAGAATGACTTGGTTGAGCATTTCTTTCCTCTCGCTAAG CGACTTTCAGCTGGTGAGTGGTTCACAGCTAGGGTATCAGCATGTGGGATTTTCCATATTGCATACCCAAGTGCTCCAGATCCGCTCAAGGCGGAGCTAAGATCATTATACAGTCAGCTGTGTCAAGATGACATGCCAATGGTGCGCAGAGCTGCAGCAACGAATTTGGGGAAGTTTGCTGCTACAATTGAATCAGCTCATTTGAAGACTGACATTATGTCCATGTTTGAGGATCTTACGCAAGATG ATCAAGATTCTGTTAGATTATTGGCTGTTGAGGGCTGTGCTGCTCTTGGGAATTTGTTGGATCCCCAGGACTGTGTCACACACATTCTTCCTGTAATTGTCAGTTTCTCGCAG GATAAGTCATGGCGTGTGCGTTATATGGTTGCAAATCAGCTCTATGAACTTTGTGAAGCTGTTGGACCAGAGCCTACTAG GACGGATCTGGTGCCTGCATATGTTCGTCTACTTCGTGATAATGAGGCTGAAGTTAGGATAGCAGCTGCTGGAAAAGTGACCAAATTTTGTCGCATATTAAACCCTGAACTCGCGATCCAGCACATCCTTCCCTGTGTAAAG GAATTATCATCAGACTCTTCTCAGCACGTCAGATCTGCATTGGCCTCAGTTATAATGGGGATGGCTCCAGTCTTGGGTAAG GATGCAACAATTGAGCATCTTCTTCCAATCTTTCTTTCCCTATTGAAGGACGAATTTCCTGATGTACGCTTAAACATTATCAGCAAACTTGACCAAGTGAACCAG GTTATTGGGATTGATCTACTATCACAATCTTTATTGCCAGCCATTGTAGAACTTGCTGAAGACAGGCACTGGAGGGTACGTCTGGCTATAATTGAGTATATTCCATTGTTGGCCAGCCAATTAGGTGTAGGCTTCTTTGACGATAAGCTTGGTGCTCTTTGCATGCAATGGTTACAAGACAAG GTTCACTCAATCCGCGAAGCTGCTGCGAACAATCTTAAGCGTCTTGCTGAAGAGTTTGGTCCTGAGTGGGCAATGCAGCATATAGTTCCTCAG GTTCTAGAGATGATCAACAATCCACACTATCTATACCGGATGACGATTCTTCGCGCAGTATCGCTTCTCGCTCCAGTAATGGGATCTGAAATCACATGTTCCAAACTCTTGCCTGCGGTTATAACCGCATCGAAAGACAG AGTTCCAAACATCAAATTTAACGTCGCCAAAATGATGCAATCTCTCATTCCGATAGTTGACCAATCG GTCGTGGAGAACATGATACGGCCATGCTTGGTGGAGCTAAGTGAAGACCCGGACGTTGATGTACGGTTCTTCGCAAATCAAGCTCTCCAGTCTATTGACAATGTGATGATGTCTAGctaa
- the LOC109130072 gene encoding uncharacterized protein LOC109130072, with product MRKVVVVDGTSMKARYGGCLLTASCQDGNFQIFPLAFAVVDSENDDSWEWFFRSLSTFVHDTTDLVFISDRHNSIYTGLRKVYTEAHHSACTVHLWRNVRHLYKPQLLAGLMSSAARAFVIEDFNKKFLEIQRVNPGCAAYLVDIGFTHWTRVHSQGKRYNIMDSNIAESWNQVLKEAREYPLICMLEYIRTTMMEWFAVRRARSARSASVIAPKCREIVEENFESAMSMAVRPISDFEFQVQIRSGECFTVKLVEGTCSCNEFQCLSIPCPHAIAAATRLGVSIDTFVDTAYFEETIRHSYEEKIYPIPSVGGHTTADAASGTRGDLNPPRSRRPPGRPKKIRILSRGEFKVCFISVKT from the exons ATGAGGAAAGTTGTGGTGGTTGATGGAACTTCCATGAAGGCTCGATATGGTGGTTGCCTCCTTACCGCAAGCTGTCAAGATGGcaatttccaaatttttccGCTTGCTTTCGCGGTAGTTGATAGCGAGAACGATGATTCTTGGGAGTGGTTTTTCAGGAGCCTTTCTACATTCGTACACGACACCACCGACTTAGTTTTCATTTCAGATCGACACAACAGCATATATACTGGGTTGCGGAAG GTATACACTGAGGCGCACCACTCAGCCTGTACGGTGCATCTTTGGCGCAATGTGCGCCATCTATACAAGCCCCAGTTGCTGGCTGGTCTAATGTCTTCGGCAGCTAGAGCATTTGTCATTGaagatttcaacaaaaaattCTTGGAAATTCAACGAGTTAACCCTGGTTGTGCAGCTTATCTAGTGGACATTG gGTTCACACACTGGACCAGGGTTCATTCGCAAGGGAAGAGGTACAATATCATGGACAGTAACATTGCAGAGTCATGGAACCAAGTACTTAAAGAGGCCAGAGAATATCCCCTCATTTGTATGTTAGAATACATCAGGACGACAATGATGGAATGGTTTGCTGTACGCCGAGCTAGGTCTGCACGTTCCGCTTCAGTAATAGCTCCAAAGTGTCGTGAAATTGTTGAGGAGAACTTCGAAAGTGCCATGTCTATGGCGGTTCGGCCTATTAGTGACTTTGAGTTCCAAGTCCAGATAAGGAGTGGAGAATGCTTCACTGTTAAATTGGTTGAAGGGACATGCTCATGCAACGAGTTTCAGTGTTTGAGCATACCTTGTCCGCATGCCATAGCAGCCGCAACGCGTTTAGGTGTGTCTATAGATACATTCGTTGACACAGCTTACTTTGAGGAGACTATCCGCCACTCATACGAAGAGAAGATATATCCAATTCCATCTGTTGGTGGTCATACTACGGCGGATGCTGCATCTGGAACCAGGGGTGACCTTAACCCACCACGTTCCCGCCGTCCACCAGGTAGACCCAAAAAAATCAGGATCTTGTCTAGAGGAGAGTTCAAGGTTTGTTTTATTAGTGTGAAAACGTAG